In Acidobacteriota bacterium, the DNA window ACGGCCCAACATTTCAGCGTGCCTTCGCGTTCAAGACGCACGTCGTAGTGTAGCCGGGTGGCATGGTGGCGATGAACGACGAACGCGTTGCCGTCGCCGGCGAACACCTCCGGTCCGGGTTCCGGGGTTTTGTCGAAGGCTCGCTTGCGTGCATAGTCGGAGAGCGCGTCATTGTTCTTCGAAGCTTTTGCCTTTGGCGACTGCTTGCTCGACTTTGGTTGCTGGGTGTGAAGCTTGGCTGCGTAGGCGCCGATCGTTTCCCAGGGATCGCCTTCGTCGAGCAGAAGATCAGCCGCGTTGCGCAAGTTGAACTCCGCCGGGTCCTCGACCGACTCGAGCCGTTCCCAGGTGAGCGGCATCGACACCGGCGCGTGCTCGCGCCCTCGAACGCTGTAAGGAGACACGATCGTCTGGTAAGTGCTGTTGCGGTAGATGTCGATCAGCACTTTTCCTTTTCGCTGATCCTTCTTGATCAGAAGCGTAGTCGTCGCACTGTGCTTTTCGATGAACGACCTGGCAACTAACGTAGCCGCTTCCCGCGCTACGTCGAACGGCCATTTTGGTTCGATGGGCGCGACGATGTGTACGCCTTTGCCGCCGGTTGTTTTGACGAAGGTGTGATAGCCAAACTTCTCGATGTGCTCCTTCAAGTCAAAGGCCAGCTCGACGATTTTGGTGAACGGATATTTCTCGGGCGGATCGAGGTCCCACACGATGTAGTCGGGTTTGTCATGGTGAGGAGCGCGGCAATGCATCTGATGAAGCTCGATGCATGCCAGATTCGCCAGCCACACCAGAGATGCTTCTTCGGTGGCCAGCACGTAGTCGACCTTATCTTCTTTGTCGCCGAGCACGACGTGTTCGAGCCACGCCGGCGCCCACTCGGGGCGATTCTTTTGAAAGAAGGTTTGATGGTCGATGCCGTCGGGCCAGCGCACCAGCGTAAGCGGCCGGCCTTTTATATGACGCAGGATGGTCGGCGCGATCTTGAGGTAGTATTCGATCAGCTCTGCTTTGACTATTTCGTCCGAGGGGAAGAGGACCTTGTTCAGGTTGGAGAGCTCGATCTTGCGTTTGCCGACAGTGACTGTGGTGCTGGTTCGGGGCATGGGTTTGCGTCTTCTTAATCACACCTCACGCGCTTCATCAGAAACTGGATAAGCTTCGGCTTCCCCTTTTCCATGCCCTCAATGGCGGCAAGCAGCGAGCCATCTACCTGTTTCTGATAAACGATCCGCTGAGGAAAGTCGTGTTCGACGTTTTCGAAGACCGCCTGCTTGTCGTTTACCTTAACGAGCTTGAACGGTACCGGCTTCCCCCCATTCGGTTGAGCTATGTAGAAAACCCCGTCGCTCTGTGCGCGAATTTGCAAGAACTCGTAGAACTCTGTCTTACCTTCTTTGACGGTTCTGCCGATACCGAGCATCGACTGTCCGGCAAGCTTGGTCCATTGTTCTTCCGTTTGATCTTTGTCGCCGCCCCTCCAACAGCCGGTTATCCACGTTAGCTTCTCCATCTCCGGACTGTTCTCCTGCGCCCATACGCCGGCGCATATCAGGATGACGCACGAGACGGCGAGCAAATACTTTTTCACGTTGTTACTCCTTCACCCTCCGCTCAGCGCCAGCAGTATCGATACCTCGTCATCGGCTCGCAGCCGGCCGGTGAGATCATGCGCCTGGTCGTGATTGACGAAGATCTTTATGTGCGGGCGAATCGAGTCCTGTTCGTCGATGATGCGAAAGCGAAATCCGGGATAGCGCTTGTCGAGTTCTCGAAAAAGTTCGTCAAGAGATGCACCGCTCGCTTCTACTTCGTCCTTCTGGCCGGTGTAGGACCTCAGCGCTGATGGAACGTAGACCTTCACTTCAATTGCTCCGCCACCTCGACCGCATAGACGTGCGGAAGATGTCTCGCCAGGCACTCCCAGTGTTTGCCCTCGTTGGTGCTGCCCCACACTTCGCCGTTGGTTGTGCCGAAATAGATACCGACCGGCTTGTGCGAGTCCGCGGTCATCGACTGCCGTTGGACCGTCAGCCACGCGTGCTTCCCGGGCAACCCTTTGTCCAGCCTCTTCCACTTCTTTCCGGCGGTGTGCGTCACGTAGACCGCCGGCTTTCCATCAGGACTCGTGCGTGGCCATACGGCCGTTCCGTCCATCGGAAATACCCACACCGTGTCCGGGTCGCGCGGATGCAGCACCATTGGAAAGCCGATGTCACCAACCTCCTTTGGCATGTTGTCGCCGATGCGCACCCAGACTGCTTCGTCTCGCTCCATTCGATATATGCCGCAATGGTTCTGTTGATACAGCCGGTCCGGCATCAGCGGATGTAGTCTCACGCAATGAGGATCGTGTCCGTACTCGGGATCAGGGATTGGCAGGAAGTCAGCGACACAACCTTTGTTCAGCGGCTTCCAATCGGCGCCGCGATCCGTGCTTTCAAAAACACCGCCCATGGACATCCCGAGATACATATGATTCGGGTCGCGCGGGTCAATCAATATCGAATGCATCTTCGGGCCGTCGGGTGTTCCGTCGCCCATGCCTCCTACCCACTCGTCGCGCATCGGATGGTCGTTGAAACCCGAGATGCCTTCCCATGTTGCGCCGCCGTCTTCCGAGCGGAACAAACCCTGAGGCGATGAGCCCGCCCACCAGACTCCAGGCTCGCTCGCGTGGCCGGGCGTGAGCCAGAAGACGTGATCGACGACCCGGCCCTTCTCGCCCTCGGGCGCTTTGGGAAAGGCGGGAGGCGTTTGAGCTTCCGTCCAGGACGCGCCGAAGTCGTTTGATCGAAACACAGTCGGCCCGAGGTGTCCCGTGCGGCAACCCATCAGGATTGTCTGGCGCTCTCGCGGGTCCTGGACCATGTGATGAATCATCTGGCCAAGGAAGATAGGCTCGGAGAGCTTCCACCTCTTGCGATTCTTCCCGCCGCGAAGGATGAAGGCTCCCTTGCGGGTT includes these proteins:
- a CDS encoding DUF6265 family protein; the protein is MKKYLLAVSCVILICAGVWAQENSPEMEKLTWITGCWRGGDKDQTEEQWTKLAGQSMLGIGRTVKEGKTEFYEFLQIRAQSDGVFYIAQPNGGKPVPFKLVKVNDKQAVFENVEHDFPQRIVYQKQVDGSLLAAIEGMEKGKPKLIQFLMKRVRCD
- a CDS encoding MoaD/ThiS family protein; this encodes MKVYVPSALRSYTGQKDEVEASGASLDELFRELDKRYPGFRFRIIDEQDSIRPHIKIFVNHDQAHDLTGRLRADDEVSILLALSGG
- a CDS encoding glycosyl hydrolase; amino-acid sequence: MAKPDSSNENPSAAQTNHKPDKGPLALLIGTRKGAFILRGGKNRKRWKLSEPIFLGQMIHHMVQDPRERQTILMGCRTGHLGPTVFRSNDFGASWTEAQTPPAFPKAPEGEKGRVVDHVFWLTPGHASEPGVWWAGSSPQGLFRSEDGGATWEGISGFNDHPMRDEWVGGMGDGTPDGPKMHSILIDPRDPNHMYLGMSMGGVFESTDRGADWKPLNKGCVADFLPIPDPEYGHDPHCVRLHPLMPDRLYQQNHCGIYRMERDEAVWVRIGDNMPKEVGDIGFPMVLHPRDPDTVWVFPMDGTAVWPRTSPDGKPAVYVTHTAGKKWKRLDKGLPGKHAWLTVQRQSMTADSHKPVGIYFGTTNGEVWGSTNEGKHWECLARHLPHVYAVEVAEQLK